The following proteins come from a genomic window of Chionomys nivalis chromosome 9, mChiNiv1.1, whole genome shotgun sequence:
- the Ube2c gene encoding ubiquitin-conjugating enzyme E2 C, with protein sequence MASQNRDPAAASVAAVRKGAEPSGGAARGPVGKRLQQELMTLMMSGDKGISAFPESDNLFKWVGTIHGAAGTVYEDLRYKLSLEFPSGYPYNAPTVKFLTPCYHPNVDTQGNICLDILKDKWSALYDVRTILLSIQSLLGEPNIDSPLNTHAAELWKNPTAFKKYLQETYSKQVSSQEP encoded by the exons ATGGCCTCGCAAAACCGCGACCCAGCTGCCGCCAGCGTCGCCGCCGTTCGCAAGGGAGCCGAGCCCAGCGGGGGTGCCGCCCGGGGCCCGGTGGGCAAGAG GCTACAACAGGAGCTGATGACCCTCATG ATGTCTGGTGACAAAGGAATTTCCGCCTTCCCTGAATCAGACAACCTGTTCAAATGGGTAGGGACCATCCATGGAGCAGCCGGCACA GTATATGAAGACCTGAGGTATAAACTCTCACTCGAGTTCCCCAGTGGCTACCCTTACAACGCACCCACGGTGAAGTTCCTCACGCCCTGCTACCACCCCAACGTAGACACCCAGGGCAACATCTGCCTGGACATCCTCAAGGATAAATGGTCTGCGCTATATGATGTCAGGACCATCTTGCTGTCTATCCAGAGCCTGCTAGGAG AACCCAACATCGATAGCCCATTGAACACACACGCTGCTGAGCTCTGGAAAAACCCCACAG CATTTAAGAAGTACCTGCAAGAAACCTATTCAAAGCAGGTCTCCAGTCAAGAGCCCTGA